ccaattgtagGTGAAAAAGTGGGCCCTAGATATACCTTAGATCCAAACATGAATTTATGTGGAGAACAATCGAgagagtctcgacgtccaaaataattcttaataataaacttgacaaaacttaCTTAATAAAAGCTTAATCACCAGACCAACAAAGTTCACAAAGTGATCTCAACAAATGATGACGTAAATGCACCAAGTATACTTAAATAATATACTTGCATTATTTGTCAAGATAGAATTTACAAAAGTGAAGTACAAGAACTCACCTCAAACAAACTCACGTAGTGAACTATCACGAAGTACCCAACTCCTTTGCACTTGAGCTCACACTTGAAACCCCCACACTTGAGCTCACGAAATGAACACACGAGCTAAACTCTTGCTCACTCACCACTCACTTGATTTTTTGATGCTTTACAAAATGGCTAGTCActcctatttatagggaggacAAGTCGGTGCCGAAGGTTCCACCacttttattttctctcctttttttttattattagtcACCGACTTAAGGGGAGGTTCACGAATTGCTTGAGTCTTCTCTACTCTTCCAAGAGAGTTGGTGATGACTCTTTACATTTATGTCTAATTCTTTCAGCAAAAAGGCTCTTTAGACATGCACCATATCCAAGAACATTTCCTGTGGATCAGATTTGGTTTACTACGTTGCTTTAAAGCAAAACTTCCAATATTTGATATAGCCTTTGATTAATCAAACAAGTACGTGACTCTTCACGTCGTAAGCGAATCACAAGCATGTTCATGAATGagttcaaataattttatgtaaGAAAATACGGGGCCTTCGACGTGAATCTTATACCAATTTCAGATATTAGCTGGATACAAATGATGCATTAATATCTTAAAATTTAATGAGACAATCCGGCAGACTTCCAGTGTCTCAAAACAATATTCAATAACAAACTCAACAAAAAATCACTTAACCAATTGTCAGTAACCAAATCAATACAAGGTCACAAATTTAAATTAATCAAATAACATAATAACTGGCACAATACAAAAAATCACTTAACCAATTGTCAGTAACCCATATTTGTGGTAAAGGAGGGTCCGTGGCGGAACCTGCCCATTATAAGAACAAGAGGCACAAGTATGTTCTGAATCGTCTCAGACTTTCTTCTTGTCAATGATTCCTTCATATTTCTACTTGTGATTTGCCTCATAGGAGAAGCAAGTCTTCACTTAGTCCAACTGGCAAGTGTTTGAGTCTCTTGCATCCTGTTACCGACAACAATTCCAGCTTTTGTAACGATGTTATTGAACTTGGTATCTCCTTGATATTAGTGCCATGAAGGAGAAGCTGAGTCAGGTTTTCTAAATTTCCAATGGAAGAAGGCAATCTCTCAAGTTTCTTGCAAGAACCAAGATGTAAGATCTCTAGCTTCCTCAGAAATACCACAGACTCTGGCAGTTCCATCAATGATACGTTTTCCAAGAGAAGCTCAATGAGTGATCCAAGATCTCCGATGCAATCAGGTAAAGCTTGAATTCTATTACAACGTGAAAGGTTCAGATACCGGAGGTACTCTAGTGAGGCTATGGTGTGAGGCATTCCTGTGATCAATGGGCAGTTAGAGAGTGAAAGTTCTTCCAGAAGGCATAAGTCTGCAATCCATTCTGGTACTTCTGCTAGCAGTTGGCAGTTATTTAGATGCAACAAGTGAAGATTTTTCTGGAGAGAAATGGAGATCGGCAACTTCTGTATCCCTGTTCCGGAAAAATAAAGGTATTTTAAATGCCGGTCATCTAGGTGCTTCATTGCATATTGGTCCTTGGTTGAATGATTTGACTCATGCAAGCGGTATATTCCGGATGCAGGGTTACCAACGGGCTCCAAATTAGGGAACCCAATAATCTGAAGCTTTTTCAATGTCAATTCCCTCAATACTGAATCTGGCAGTTTATTCAAGCTACTGCAATTGGAAACGTCAAGTTCCTCAAGGGCTATCAATTGAACAATGCGGTCGGGCAGGCTTTCCAAGCTAGAGCAGTTTGCAAGGATTAGCCGTTTGAGTGAAGCCAAGGATGACATACAGTCAGGGAGCTCCTTCAGCTTTCCGCAGCTGCTCATACTCAATACCGCCAACCTCTTGGGATTTGCAATAGAATCATGGACCTTAAGCAAATTATCACAGCGATCCAGCACCAATTTCTCCAAGCCAGGGAATACAGACAGATTGGGAGTTTCGGTTAACTCATTGCAGGCGGTGAGATCAAGAAATTTTAGGCTTCGAAAGGCcgtttttgttgcttttctttgtcCAGTAAGCCATCTCGCAATGCCTAAACCCTGACACAAAgaaaagagataaagagagaatcAGTAgctatttcttcatcttctgcaAGACCAGCAGGGACATAAGAAACTAAATGAAATCTATCAAATGGAGGAACTGACCGCACTGCTCGAAGACAGCGCTTGCTTTGTTTGCACTCCAGTTAACTTGCTATATGACAGATCCATAGCAGCGACTTCCTTGAAATAAAAATCAGATGAAAGAAATTTCAGCGGGCACCCTTGCCACTGCAGCCACTTGATACCTCTAGGCATCCTTTTGCATTGACCAGATAAGTCAACATGATTGATCACGAGCAATCTAAGACTGTCCATCCAGGCAAAATCCACAACATTGATGGGGAATCTTAAGGCATGGCCATTTTCTCTCCGCCTTGGGTAAGTAAGGCTGATTCCTTCTATATTTCTTGCTCCcttgtgaaaaacaaaatttttcagAATGCataaagggagggaaagagagagagagagatagccgataaaatgaaaattataacaAAATTCAGGAACAAGAAATCCCCTAAATAAAGGAGCAATCCGCAAAATCagaaccaaaaaacaaaatatacaatacaatgcacagtaAAACGAAATAAGATGAGTGAAAAAAGAGTAAGGCTGATTCCTTCTATATTTCTTGCTCCcttgtgaaaaacaaaattcttcAGAATGCATAaagggagggaaggagagagagaaagagagagagagaaagagcacccatgaaatgagaattataacaaaattcaagaacaagaagtcccctagatacaagAGCAATCCGCAAAATCagaaccaaaaaacaaaatatacaatacattgcacattaaaatgaaataagagGGGTGAAAAGAGAGTAGAAAGATGGAGTGACACATTCACTCAGCTGCAGACAGAGAACGGTGCCATAATTGAATGACAAAATGTACATCCCTtacacaagacgagccacagaatccgGCAGAGAGAAGGTGCCCCAAAGACCATGTTGTTGCGTTTCTTTCAAATgtgccaccaagctgaaatgaacCACAACTtccagaaagagagagagaaagaaagatcatTTACTCTGGCTTAGTTTCTAAGATCATTACTTCCTCACCACATAGGATACCGGCTTTGTAAGTTTTGATCAACAACAATTACAGTACTGCTGAAACTTGTGAATTGCTTATTTTAGTAAAATCATCacattattttcaatatatatatatatatattttaagttaaaGAAGTTATAACATGTTACGTAATTTCTTGCATCCTATTCAATTAGCCCTGATGCATGCTGTATGCCTCAGTAGCATTTTATGCTGCGTTCACATGTTCTTCCAAATGTTACTTGATGGATTCCTATTACTCCTGACGCCGATAAAGAAGTTCATAGTTTGGATGTATttgtgtgtacatatatgtgtatttgCATCCGCGTGAATGGATTCACCGAAACGTAGGAAAACTGAAGGATTAATTGAGCTCACAAAACTCATAATTTATGATTATTGTTTGCCATTCTGCGTCGCCTTACATCACTCTTACATGTCCCTTTCTCAAACGCCTAAATTCTTTAGCTACCTCATTCGTACTTCCCCTTTGTCACGATGTAAAAGAATGACTTCCTCCCGCGTTTCTATTTACTCAcgcagaagaaagaaatgaaagaaaaccaaGAAGGTAATGTTACCTTTTGCAGCCGTAGCACATGCATCATTGCTTCTTGGGTCCACAACCTACTCCGCGTCTCGCGTCCGCTTCCAGGTTCATTTAAAACAATGTGCATGCCCAGTTCTCGCAAAGTGTCGTGCATCTCCAATTTGCCATTAACGATTTTTATTAGAGATTTGCGAGTAAGAGCTTCAACTGAAAGTCTTGACGAAAATCCACAAGCATCCCATATGAAAATGGCAGTTTCTTGATCAATTCCACTTAAGAAGCAGGCAACATCAAGGAAGATGGATTTCTGATCTCTGCTACTCAAACGGTCATAGCTCATTTTTAGCGTCCGGTAAATCCAGTAATCACCAAGTCTCCGGTAAAGCCAGTCACGACGAAGTCCTCGGTAAATCCAGTTATTACTAAGTCGGCGATAAATCCAACTATGACCAAGCCCCCTCATGGCGTTTAGTATTCTATGCCAATCGTTTGAATCTTTGTTATCAGTCAGAGTTGATGCCACGGTTCTAATAGCTAATGGCCAACCATGGAGGGCCCTAACTATTCCCAAGGATAGCTCTTCATATCCATCAGCTGGGGAGTTTTCTCTAAAAGCATACCAACTGAAAAGTTCGAGAGCTTCATTTTCATCCAGCTGTATTAGCGGCATGGAGATCTTATGTTTTTCCCAATCAGGAAGAGCATCGAGCACTCCCTCATCCCTTGTAGTGATAATGACTCTGCTGCCTGGATGGAACCATTCCTGTTTTCCAACCATTGCTTGAATTTGCTCTATACTATCAACGTCATCAAGAAAAATCAGTACCCTCTTCTTCTGCAAAATCTTCTGAAGTATAGCAGTTCCTTCACTGGCATTAGATATGTTATTCTGTACTCCAATTTCAGACATTTCAGACACCAATTTTCTTTGCAAGCCGACGAGTCCTTCTGTTCCGTGAGAATATTCTCCCCCAATGCTATCAATGAAGCAACAGGATTCAAACCATCTGTAAATTTTGTTGTAGACAGCCTTCGCAACTGTTGTCTTGCCAAGGCCTCCCACTCCTTGGATTCCCACCATTCTTGCGCCATCGTAAGAGTCGATTTTCAAATTCTTGATGATATCGTTTGCCCGCGACTTGATTCCAACAAGATACTCGCCTACATTTGGTGGAGCTTTATCTAATTCTTTTAGGATCCTCTGAACAATCATGTCAACTAGCGTTGCCTCCAGTCTGAAAATTAATTCAGCAAAAAAAGGATATATAAGAATTAGGAATTCGGCTGCTACATATCGATTTGGTCACCATGTTGATAAAGAACATAATGATTTTCTCGTGTAATAATTGGCATCAGCCGTCAGTACTACGATGACCCTCGGCCATGCTCGCCCAATGTCCTTGGTACTTCACGTTTCTTTAATcacaaataaattttaagaataTCTTTGCAACTATCTAACTTTTATGACTAAAAAATTTCTGCTTCATGGCTTCACGCAATGTCGATGTACACGTAATTTTCTAACGCATATTAGAAACTTGGTAAGACTTTAGAGTGTTGGCGTCTATGCTCTTCATGTTATAAGATTGAACTTAACACAGATAAGTTGGTTCTTCGGTTTTCAAATGTGCAAGTCTACGTGCAATTGGTTTCGAAATTCTTGTGTAAGCAAATATTGCGATTGCGTATTCCATAATATCCAACCcgcttaaatataaacttcaTATCATATTAGCCGTAGTGCTGGTCAGATCCGATTTTGGTTTTTAATTATAAGGTTTGAATCTGACTCTGAACCACAATCCGATTACATAGAATACAATTACATCCCCAATCATAGTTCATTTGGAGGGGAACTGGACTACTTTACCCGAATAGTTGAGTACCTCCATATGAAACACATCCATGTACACATGGTTGTGTTTATCAATTtcatctcattcatgtggatacCCAATTGGttaaaaaggaaattcaaatgattgaaatcaaatttatgGCTTTTATGTCAGTAGCGGAGTCAGAAGAATTATTTGGTTGAGGGACTTAGAGTCACTCGCCTGTGTGCCTCACGTAATTTTTAGTCTCTGGCAGGTAGCAAGGCGCTATAAGCGTCGAAGCAGTCGATTTGCGTCAAATAATTAACAACCCAGAAGCATGATATGAATTTTGAATGGCAGCCAAGTTAGAAAAGAGTGTGGGAAGTGGAGTTCATGCCTGTCTGGTATTTTCTCACTTTCATAACCAGGAAACTTTGATGCCTTCCTCAAAGCCTCCCTCCATTCCTTCACCGTCTCGTCGTTCACCCCCATATCTTTCTCGTGCTCCAGGACGGCGCCTGTGAACGGTTCCGTCTGCTGGCACACATCGGTTGGATCAATTCTATAGAAAACAGGAAGGATTAGCCTCCCAGCTTCTCCCGTCCTCGCTACCCACACGATCTTTTCATTCTCTGTGAGACACCAAGTGGAGCGTGCATAGTTCAAAGAAAAGACGACTACGAAGATCCGCGACCTCTCGATCACGTCAAAGAGCCTGCCGATCTCCTTGCGTTCCTCCAAAACCTTGCTGTCTCGAAATACTCGGACGCCGCTTTGGCGGAGAGCGTGGTAGAGATGGTCGGCAAATGTCTTGCCCGTGTCTATTTGCCGGAAGCTCAGGAAAACGTCATACTCGAACAGCTGTGCCGATGAAAAGGCCCTGGCCATGGTTCGTTGCAGCGGCGTTGCTTCTCCGTCGTTCAATCTTTTCGCCTAGCAATGCCAATGAACTCGCCTAGAAATGTCAAAGACACATcttaaaccataaaaaaattatcTAGAAGggcataatgaccaaaatatcttaaataaagtaacaaatgaaaaaaagtttagaaagacaaaaaatgaacaacaaaaatgtgaagtctaaaatatatatacttttataaatttttaaaaaatacaccatacatcttttttttttcttaattgtatATTTGTTGCGTGCATCCAAGTCCGTCACCCAAGGTCACATGGTCAAAAGGAAAGTTAAAATAGTTATAAATGAAGGTGTTTAATGACTATAATACCCTTCATTATAATTTTGAAAGCAttaatgaaaaagttaaaagtgcatttttttttaaaaaaaattctaaaataccTTACTCtgttaatattttttgaatgcacatatatatgttatgtgtACATAGGAAAGCCCACATGGCATGGATTGATTTCAAGGCAAAGCCTGGAACTCTCCCCTTTCTAATATTCCCATGTTacttaaacatgaaaattttaatacgTCCACCGtcatggaaaatgaaaaaaaaaaaacttgcagtgtttttcattttttcatgccaTTCAATGCTTGTTGGTTTCAACCTTTGTTTATTGATATAAAAATAGTTTCCATTGTGGTACAGTTCTACAAGTTGAACTGAAAAAGTTTAGAAAcagatatttttttgaaaaatccttAAAATTCCCCAACTCTTACCTTCTTTTTTGGGGTGCATATATGTTGCACgaccatttttttgaaaaatccttAAAATTCCCCAACTCTTACCTTCTGTTTTGGGGTTTGCATGCACCACCCTCATGCATACAACTCACTCTCTAAATTAACCAAATTAAAAGCATGAGATGAGacatcttttattttatattaacttgAAGGAGAATCAAACTTATTGTcactatcaaacaaaaaaataagaaacaaaacgAAGAGGAGATTTAGATTACCTAAAACCAGCGGTGGAGTCCGAAAATGTGGCTGGAGGGGcatttgtttaaacaaactcaaatttggtgggatatatatatatatatatatatatatatatatatatatatatatatatatatatatatatatatatatatatatataaaagaataaatatttaagagttctatttaaaaataaaaaacttttaagaggctggtgtggacaactgcacacaccagccacaatgtggctatACCACTGCCTAAAACTAGTTTTTGAAGGCTAAATCTGGTTTTGATTATGTAACTAAGTTTTTGGAGTGTTTAAGTATAATCAAAAtcgagtttgaaaaaaaacctAATTTTAAAAAACCTGGTCTTGTAGAAAGGATTGAAAAACCTAGTAGTCTTAATCAAATGACTCACAAGAAGCCAGGTTTCAGAAATGTCACCTAGACAAACAACCGCAATATTCAGAACTCACTcaaaatatagtttttattGAACCAAGCTTCCATAAAACTAAGTTAGACTAAGGTGCCGTGGGCCTTCAGAACTATGTTTTTGAAATGGTTTGGTTACCAATAAATTTAGGTTGaaagaaaatccaattttgataAAACCTACTTTTGTAAGAGAAACTGAGAAATGAAAAcaaccaaataaataaattgaaattttaaatttcattaaaaaacttggtttcgTTGCCacttgcattttttaaaattaacaagaaagTCATCGAGTACCCAATGGGTATAAAGTTAAGGGTCAATGACATCGAACCAGGACCAGCTCCACTTTGTATAGACTTGCACTGGCTTGACCCACTCAACCACAAGCCAAGTGTTTCTAAGGGTGCTATggacaagaaagtcattaatgATGTACTACAAGTTTTTAAGTCAGCCCATTGTTAGTATTGtacatttatttttatatataggtGTGTGGTCCTTCAAgccatatgatttttttttggcctACAATAGAAAATGCTTATTAATAAATCTTATTGAATAAATTTATATTATCCTTTACTTGCGGGAGCTTGATAGCACCTCATCCAACCTcttcttaattttaaaaatgcTAGTGGTAACCAAACCTAGTTTTacaatgaaatttaaaatttcaatgatGCAGACAAACAGATGCAAAAGTGACGAGACCTTTACAATGGTTGTGATGTCCGCTCGAAGATTGAAAAGTAAAACTTCAAAATTCTGCACTTGGCTTTTAAAGAAGTCGTTGTTTCGCATCATCCAAATGTGCCACGCATAAAACACATTGACTTGCCAACGAGAAACCTTTGCATGGGGAATGGGGCGCCCACATTGTGCATTAATACAGACCATCAGTTCCGCCTTGGTAACAAAATCCCTCCATCCAACGGCTCCATCTTTGCCCAAAACCCCAAAACCAATGTGAAGCACTTCCGCCTTCCTAGCAAATTCCTCAATCCAACGTCTCCATCTTTGCCCAAAACCCAGCCGTAACACTCAAGCAAGACTAAGATAAAGTAGAACGATGGCTACACGACAAGAAAGTTGTCTATCCGCTTCGGGAAAGGGTCGTGGCGGATGAAGCTAACCCGTCTCACTGGACCCGCTCTTTTATTTTACCGCGTTATTTAAGTGGAAGAGCAAGATGTGGGTAGGACCAAGTCAGGGGATGCGGGCAGGGAGAAACTGTTATTTCTCAACatcgggagagagagagagacatgtgAACCATAATTCTCGCAATCCTGAACATGTCAACTTGCTATGAGCTAAGATCATATTCTTCAATACTTAATTTAAGTATTTCAGACTTTAGTTTCAattcattctttctctttgagTTCACTTACAAATCTGTAAATTCACCAAGGATCATCTAGTTCCAGACACTTCAGTTCCGTGCAACTCAATTTTTCGAGCAGGGTTCTGATCAATATAGGATTTAGTTCTCTGAATTCTTTGAATCGTTGCGATCAGATATTCCTAGCAGAGTATTTTTAACTTCATATTTGTTAACAAAAATGAGATAGTACCAGACTACCTGCTTCCAGAAGCAAAAGGAATTGGAGGAGGTCTTGCATGCatcataacaaaaaattttaaataaactCAAAGCTCTTCTATTAGTAGCTGAAAATGGAAGTATATTACTCTTACATAACTGACAATTAGAACACTTTTCATTTCCAACATCATTATTAAcatttttatgtgaaaaaaaattatgtgagTCCAACTTCTTAACAAATGACTCCTAGATTAATGAGCCTATCTATATGCCAaatgtttatctcattctccAAAGCTACACTAAGAATTAATTTGGATGCATCAAAAGACAAGCGCGCCCCTTAGAAAATGTGGATGTAATATACGTGAGAAGACACTATCCCTCTTCTCCATGCTTCTTTGTCATGATTGCTGACGTACCTTGTAAACCATCCCATTCTCATCTTTTCCTTGTGAAGGTTAAATTTTGGGAAGACTGGTGGCATAAGAAATTATTTGCTTCTTCTAGGTTAAGAAATTAAAGTTATTCAATTTCTCAAACATAAAATGGCttaggaaaatgaaaaatttagagTTGGAGGAATCTATGAAGGAGGttcaagggaaaaaagaaaatgaaacaaagagAATGTGCAAGGCTTGTTTGCCTTGTGTAGGCAgcacccaaaaagaaaacaattggaGCTGTGTCTGCTTTTAAGCACATAAgctgtcctttttttttgttgaaagatGACCCCTCCAATTTGATGAAATAGATCAGAAGATGTAATATGAAATGCAACAACTGATTTATACTTTTTTATTCAAAACTTTGATAATTTCAAGATAATGCCCGGTTGGGATGCTGATATTAGATTGAAAGAAGGTATGAGAAGTCATAACTGAAACTCTTTCAGTTATGACTTACAGAAACCCTTTCAATTATGTCTTTCTCATTCTTAAGGAAAGTCATTAGGTCATGACTCTCCCAAAAAAGGCTCAACAATGAGAACAAAGAAGATGGCAAGCAGCTCAGTGGGTAAAAGAATTGAAGGCAATAAACAAAATGGAATGACAACGTCTCCAGCCAATAACAAGAATccttcaaattaaagaaactgatgaaaacaaaatattaaagaaatCTGTTTACAACAGTTCAAATGGAACCTTGATAAATACTAATGTCTAATGTATGAAGGAggatgaagaaatagaattcGGAGATGATCTCTCGTGGATGTAAGTCACATTTGGttctgctctttcttctctcttttatggTATCATAGCCAACTTCAGCCCTTGTTTCAGCGTTTATTTCAACTATCAAGAAACTGATAGCCATGGTGGCTTCTCCAGCACcgatattaaaaaatttaagatcTTCAGTCAATACAAGTTCTGATAGGATTTTCACTTCGCCACTCATGCAATACCCCAACAAATTTACAGCATTTCTTAAGTATCAAGCTTAAAGCAGAAAGTTAGTTGATATGGGAAATCTCAATTTGTTCCCATCTTGGTATCTTGTGATTGAATGAGGTTTATTGATGGCTCTAAACCTGTGCCACCCATTTATGTGGATAGATGTAGTACCGTAATCAATCAAGACTATGTTCAATGGCTTAGATAGGATCAgcttaagggtgggcatcgggccgggccgagacAGCCTGACGGGCCTAAAACTCAGGCTCGCACCTGGGCCTAACCCGGCCTgattacaataattttttttaattataaaataaatttttaatataaaatataatttaataataaaatatatattattaaattaaacaaacaaaaaaacattttttaagtaTTAATAGGTCGGCCTGGGCCAAC
This window of the Nymphaea colorata isolate Beijing-Zhang1983 chromosome 2, ASM883128v2, whole genome shotgun sequence genome carries:
- the LOC116247250 gene encoding disease resistance protein RUN1-like; this translates as MARAFSSAQLFEYDVFLSFRQIDTGKTFADHLYHALRQSGVRVFRDSKVLEERKEIGRLFDVIERSRIFVVVFSLNYARSTWCLTENEKIVWVARTGEAGRLILPVFYRIDPTDVCQQTEPFTGAVLEHEKDMGVNDETVKEWREALRKASKFPGYESEKIPDRLEATLVDMIVQRILKELDKAPPNVGEYLVGIKSRANDIIKNLKIDSYDGARMVGIQGVGGLGKTTVAKAVYNKIYRWFESCCFIDSIGGEYSHGTEGLVGLQRKLVSEMSEIGVQNNISNASEGTAILQKILQKKRVLIFLDDVDSIEQIQAMVGKQEWFHPGSRVIITTRDEGVLDALPDWEKHKISMPLIQLDENEALELFSWYAFRENSPADGYEELSLGIVRALHGWPLAIRTVASTLTDNKDSNDWHRILNAMRGLGHSWIYRRLSNNWIYRGLRRDWLYRRLGDYWIYRTLKMSYDRLSSRDQKSIFLDVACFLSGIDQETAIFIWDACGFSSRLSVEALTRKSLIKIVNGKLEMHDTLRELGMHIVLNEPGSGRETRSRLWTQEAMMHVLRLQKGARNIEGISLTYPRRRENGHALRFPINVVDFAWMDSLRLLVINHVDLSGQCKRMPRGIKWLQWQGCPLKFLSSDFYFKEVAAMDLSYSKLTGVQTKQALSSSSAGLGIARWLTGQRKATKTAFRSLKFLDLTACNELTETPNLSVFPGLEKLVLDRCDNLLKVHDSIANPKRLAVLSMSSCGKLKELPDCMSSLASLKRLILANCSSLESLPDRIVQLIALEELDVSNCSSLNKLPDSVLRELTLKKLQIIGFPNLEPVGNPASGIYRLHESNHSTKDQYAMKHLDDRHLKYLYFSGTGIQKLPISISLQKNLHLLHLNNCQLLAEVPEWIADLCLLEELSLSNCPLITGMPHTIASLEYLRYLNLSRCNRIQALPDCIGDLGSLIELLLENVSLMELPESVVFLRKLEILHLGSCKKLERLPSSIGNLENLTQLLLHGTNIKEIPSSITSLQKLELLSVTGCKRLKHLPVGLSEDLLLL